The Echeneis naucrates chromosome 8, fEcheNa1.1, whole genome shotgun sequence genome has a window encoding:
- the LOC115047288 gene encoding TANK-binding kinase 1-binding protein 1-like, with translation MMDLFGRGELGLLGGEGLRDDVGVPGISWSANRLPEDIYPASGLALAAAYHDIKTRLASLERENSSIKKKLKNYEVKFPLVSEFGEERIVCCSCEPIIKDTSVIQSETTNLQQRINSLTQELQKSKEKEERLEEVIQAYEKIHLEKSNVQRDLDKMTTLAEQHVERICSLESALRQRETTLQKLGAQLHTKDTHQSQLQASLDVPRGRGQTLQSSRSLDALSDLKLQRLEAELDGARHLMEGACQREKELRVELQRLQQEIVQLQEIQQELAPHCEHCDVEWIKKAGDEQVNLALAYTELTEELGHVRSLAAKQSDLIQHISQEPASRPPPAPQRLSPTSPHCPSLSPDRLLPNPSPPLSLCENPISSSHQPTSSRLRAKFQGRRSYSEVSEPSAIKRPSARLMRDPVCTLPKPRPILGETQCYTQIKPQLCTSLVGLVRPASAHGAGGERGGGGSQTTSPHHCVLDLGFPMAAEVHHFCRLDDPPDPTPLVTPPQSSDDDEDICTYLSPAASPPQTLGAIGIGSSSQREQPLHSSFPSPRKQPHHPSFSAPEGPATLSCHLPPNMNTEHAQSWPSINLWMESEECAARSCPLCQLTFPTGYPDDALIKHIDSHLENSKI, from the exons ATGATGGATCTATTCGGCAGAGGAGAGCTGGGGCTGCTGGGAGGAGAGGGGCTGAGAGATGATGTTGGTGTACCAGGCATTAGCTGGTCAGCCAATCGGTTGCCAGAGGATATATACCCGGCATCGGGGTTGGCCCTTGCCGCTGCCTATCATGACATAAAGACCCGACTGGCCAGTCTGGAGAGGGAGAACAGTAGCATCAagaaaaaacttaaaaactatGAGGTCAAG tttCCTTTGGTCAGTGAGtttggagaggagaggatagTGTGTTGTTCCTGTGAGCCAATAATCAAGGACACCAGTGTAATCCAATCAGAGACCACCAACCTACAGCAACGGATCAACTCTCTCACTCAGGAG CTTCAGAAGAgtaaggaaaaggaggagaggttAGAAGAAGTCATCCAGGCTTACGAGAAGATTCACTTGGAGAAAAGCAATGTCCAGAGGGACCTCGATAAGAtg ACAACTCTTGCAGAGCAGCATGTGGAGAGGATCTGTAGTTTGGAGTCAGCTCTCAGGCAGAGGGAGACCACACTTCAGAAACTGGGTGCCCAGCTCCACACCAAAGACACACATCAGTCTCAACTTCAGGCTAGTTTGGACGTACCCAGAG GTCGTGGACAAACACTGCAAAGTTCCCGCAGTTTGGATGCTCTGTCAGACCTGAAGCTGCAGCGACTGGAGGCTGAGCTGGATGGGGCGCGGCACCTGATGGAGGGAGCCTGCCAAAGGGAAAAGGAGTTGAGGGTCGAGcttcagaggctgcagcaggaaataGTCCAATTACAGGAAATACAGCAG GAGCTGGCCCCACACTGTGAGCACTGTGATGTGGAATGGATAAAGAAAGCAGGGGATGAACA GGTGAATCTTGCATTAGCCTACACTGAACTAACAGAGGAGTTGGGTCATGTTCGCAGTCTGGCTGCCAAACAGAGTGACCTAATACAACACATTTCACAGGAGCCTG CCTCTCGTCCTCCCCCCGCACCTCAGCGtctctctcccacctccccGCATTGCCCATCTCTCTCCCCTGATAGGCTTCTCCCCAACCCCTCACCTCCTCTGTCCCTGTGCGAAAACcccatctcttcctctcatcaACCAACCAGCAGCCGTCTAAGAGCAAAATTCCAGGGTCGTCGTAGTTACTCGGAG GTATCTGAACCCTCAGCCATCAAGAGACCCTCAGCACGCCTGATGAGGGACCCAGTATGCACCCTCCCGAAGCCTAGGCCCATTCTGGGCGAGACACAGTGTTACACGCAAATCAAACCTCAGTTATGTACTTCCTTGGTGGGCCTGGTCAGACCAGCTTCAGCTCATGGAGctggaggggagagggggggtgGTGGCAGTCAGACCACCAGTCCGCATCACTGTGTTCTAGACTTGGGCTTTCCAATGGCTGCAGAG GTGCATCACTTTTGCCGCCTTGACGACCCACCTGATCCCACCCCACTGGTGACGCCACCACAGtcctctgatgatgatgag GATATTTGTACATATCTATCACCGGCTGCCAGCCCACCTCAGACTCTGGGAGCAATTGGGATTGGCTCATCATCACAAAGGGAACAGCCTCTCCACTCCTCATTCCCATCTCCAAGGAAACAACCCCACCATCCCTCCTTCTCAGCTCCTGAGGGCCCTGCCACCCTCTCCTGCCATCTGCCTCCCAACATGAACACAGAGCATGCTCAGTCATGGCCTTCCATTAAT CTTTGGATGGAGTCAGAAGAATGTGCTGCTCGCAGCTGTCCTCTGTGTCAGCTTACCTTCCCAACTGGTTACCCTGATGATGCCCTCATCAAACACATCGACTCCCATTTGGAGAACAGCAAGATCTGA